The Nitriliruptor alkaliphilus DSM 45188 genome includes a region encoding these proteins:
- a CDS encoding helix-turn-helix domain-containing protein, which yields MGVQAVMYTTDDVAPPERFDYWRDAICAAYVRLDADPVGIGSRFDGSIDVQTWNDTLRMSHVAAGGQVVRRPSGADGDDCLLSIQLVGTGRISQEGRTAVLSAGDMALYDSSRSYELVFDSPFHQIVVQFPREQLTGRGIDLASTVARRCAAEAATTAVGTALVRSLFSHAEGLDTLSTRALSEHALDCLATALRPQGAAPPRQGAGLTRAQVLAFAEANLHDPALSIAGIADAFAVSPRTLQRLFDDGEGSLSERIARARLRRATAALADPSRASSSIASIAAVFGYCDASHLARVFRRAHGCSPSEYRAARG from the coding sequence GAGCGGTTCGACTACTGGCGCGATGCCATCTGCGCGGCGTACGTCCGTCTCGATGCCGATCCCGTTGGTATCGGCTCCCGCTTCGATGGCTCGATCGATGTGCAGACCTGGAACGACACCCTGCGGATGTCCCACGTCGCGGCGGGCGGCCAGGTCGTGCGGCGCCCGTCGGGTGCGGACGGGGACGACTGCCTTCTCAGCATCCAACTGGTGGGGACCGGTCGCATCTCACAGGAGGGGCGCACAGCCGTGCTGTCGGCCGGCGACATGGCGCTGTACGACTCCTCGCGGTCCTACGAGCTGGTGTTCGACTCGCCGTTCCACCAGATCGTCGTGCAGTTCCCTCGTGAGCAACTGACGGGTCGCGGGATCGATCTGGCCTCGACGGTGGCCCGGCGATGTGCGGCTGAGGCGGCAACGACAGCGGTAGGGACCGCTCTCGTCCGGTCGCTGTTCTCCCACGCCGAGGGACTGGACACGCTGAGCACCAGAGCGTTGTCCGAGCATGCACTGGACTGCCTGGCGACCGCGCTGCGACCTCAGGGGGCGGCGCCCCCTCGGCAGGGGGCCGGCTTGACCCGTGCGCAGGTTCTGGCCTTCGCGGAGGCCAACCTGCACGATCCTGCCCTGTCGATCGCCGGGATCGCCGACGCCTTCGCCGTGTCGCCGCGGACGCTGCAGCGTCTCTTCGACGACGGCGAGGGATCACTGAGCGAACGCATCGCTCGTGCGCGCCTGCGCCGCGCGACGGCAGCGTTGGCCGATCCTTCGAGGGCGTCCTCTTCGATCGCGAGCATCGCTGCCGTGTTCGGGTACTGCGACGCCTCGCACCTGGCGCGGGTCTTCCGCCGCGCACACGGGTGTTCACCCTCCGAGTACCGCGCCGCGCGCGGCTGA